A genomic stretch from Actinomadura rubteroloni includes:
- the pstS gene encoding phosphate ABC transporter substrate-binding protein PstS, with protein sequence MKNGSRLAAIGGVVMAGALALAACGSDDNGGSTTAPSGNIDCVKGTVNAAGSSAQKNAVEEWTNVYAQKCPGAGLNYNANGSGAGIQLFNQSQVAFAGSDSSLKPEEAAAAKKRCAGNDAWDLPMVVGPIAVVYNLPGVDGLKLSPETLAGVFAGKIKTWNDPAIAKENPGAKLPGDPIKTVYRADESGTTDNFTKYLNTTAPKTWTWEHAKKWPNGVGQGANKSDGISAQVKSTAGAISYVEMSYAENNKLQTAQIKNGAGEYATLSADSASKAVAGATVAGTGNDLALKIDYLTKQPGAYPIVLVTYEIACSKGLPADQAKFVKSFLTYTSSADGQKALTGLGYAPVPDSILTKVQTSVKALS encoded by the coding sequence GTGAAGAACGGTTCCCGGCTCGCCGCCATCGGCGGCGTCGTCATGGCGGGGGCACTGGCCCTGGCTGCCTGCGGCAGCGACGACAACGGCGGCAGCACGACCGCGCCTTCGGGCAACATCGACTGTGTCAAGGGCACCGTCAACGCCGCCGGGTCGAGCGCGCAGAAGAACGCCGTCGAGGAGTGGACGAACGTCTACGCCCAGAAGTGCCCCGGGGCGGGTCTCAACTACAACGCGAACGGGTCCGGCGCGGGCATCCAGCTCTTCAACCAGAGCCAGGTCGCCTTCGCGGGCTCGGACTCGTCGCTGAAGCCGGAAGAGGCCGCCGCCGCCAAGAAGCGCTGCGCGGGCAACGACGCGTGGGACCTGCCGATGGTCGTCGGCCCCATCGCCGTCGTCTACAACCTCCCGGGCGTGGACGGCCTGAAGCTGTCGCCCGAGACGCTGGCCGGCGTTTTCGCGGGGAAGATCAAGACCTGGAACGATCCGGCCATCGCCAAGGAGAACCCGGGAGCCAAGCTCCCCGGCGACCCGATCAAGACGGTCTACCGCGCTGACGAGTCCGGCACGACGGACAACTTCACCAAGTACCTCAACACCACCGCGCCGAAGACCTGGACGTGGGAGCACGCCAAGAAGTGGCCGAACGGTGTCGGCCAGGGCGCGAACAAGTCCGACGGCATCAGCGCGCAGGTGAAGAGCACGGCGGGCGCCATCTCCTACGTCGAGATGTCCTACGCCGAGAACAACAAGCTCCAGACCGCGCAGATCAAGAACGGCGCGGGCGAGTACGCCACCCTGTCGGCCGACAGCGCGTCCAAGGCGGTCGCGGGCGCCACGGTCGCCGGCACCGGCAACGACCTCGCCCTCAAGATCGACTACCTGACGAAGCAGCCGGGCGCCTACCCGATCGTCCTCGTCACCTACGAGATCGCCTGCTCCAAGGGCCTGCCCGCCGACCAGGCGAAGTTCGTGAAGTCCTTCCTCACCTACACCTCCAGCGCGGACGGCCAGAAGGCCCTGACCGGGCTCGGCTACGCGCCGGTTCCGGACAGCATCCTCACCAAGGTCCAGACGTCCGTGAAGGCCCTGTCCTGA